The following nucleotide sequence is from Melioribacteraceae bacterium.
CCCGCAATAGCCTTAACAACCGATACATCAAACCTGACAGCCGGCGGTAACGACATTGGATTTGAAAATGTGTTTGCGAGAAATGTTGAAGGTCTCGGTCAAACCGGTGATGTATTAATTGCAATTTCTACAAGCGGAAACTCAAAAAATATTTTACTTGCCATAGATAAAGCAAAAGAAAAAGGAATGAAGGTAATCGGTTTCCTCGGCGGAACCGGTGGAAAGTGTAAAGACAAAGTTGATATTCCAATTATTATCCCCTCCACAAATACTCAAAGAATTCAAGAAGGTCATATAACAGTGGCTCATATTATTTGTGAGCTGGTTGAAAAGGGTTTGTATTAAATTGTAAAGCGGCCATCGTTGGTCGCTTGCTTTGGGGTTACCAAATAAGTTAGGGTAAGCAACGAGGGATCGTCGCTTTACAAAATCCCACTGAGAAAAAGTCCCTCATTTTCACTATATTCGCACAAATTAAAATACAAAAGGTGATAAAATGACTGAAAATTTAGATATGATACAAAAAGTTTTCGAGGGTATGAGAGAAAAACAAGAATCTGCCCGCAAAGTACTTAACCGGCCAATGACTTATTCTGAAAAAATTCTTTATGCACATTTATGGGATTCACCTAAAAAAGAACTTGCAAAAGGAAAAGATTACGCCGACTTATCTCCCGATAGAGTTGCAATGCAGGATGCAACGGCTCAAATGGCTTTGTTGCAATTTATGCACTCAGGAAGAAAAACGGCTGCCGTTCCTTCAACAGTTCATTGCGATCACTTAATTCAAGCACAAGTTGGTGCAAAAGATGATCTACTTCGTTCTAAAGACGAGAACAAGGAAGTGTTTGATTTCTTAGAAAGTATTTCAAAAAAATTCGGTGTAGGATTTTGGAGACCGGGTGCCGGTATTATTCACCAAGTTGTCCTAGAAAATTATGCATTCCCCGGTGGAATGATGATCGGGACAGATTCACACACTCCGAATGCTGGTGGTCTCGGGATGATTGCAATCGGTGTGGGCGGTGCAGATGCAGTTGATGTTATGGCAGGAATGCCGTGGGAATTGAAATGGCCGAAACTTATCGGTGTTAAACTAACAGGTAAATTGAATGGTTGGACTTCGGCAAAAGATGTTATCTTAAAAGTTGCCGGAATTCTTACCGTTAAGGGTGGAACAGGCGCTATTGTTGAATATTTTGGTGAAGGCGCACAATCACTTTCGTGCACTGGTAAAGGAACAATCTGTAACATGGGAGCAGAGATTGGTGCGACGACTTCAATTTTTGAATTCGATAATAAAATGGTTGAGTATCTTAGAGCAACCGGCAGAAATGATGTTGCCGAATTAGCCGAGCAACATAAAGATTTACTTAAGTCCGATGATGAAGTTCACGCTAATCCGGAAAAATACTATGATCAAGTTATAGAAATAAATCTAAGTGAATTAGAACCACACTTAAACGGTCCGTTCACACCGGATTTGGCTTGGCCGATATCAAAAATTAAAGAAGCCGTTGAAAAAGAAGGTTACCCGGATAAAATTAGTGTAGCATTAATAGGAAGCTGTACAAACTCTAGTTATGAAGATATTGACCGCGCTGCAAGTATAGCAAAACAAGCGTTGGATAAAGGATTAAAAACAAAATCACAATTCACAATTACGCCAGGTTCAGAACAAGTCAGAGCTACAATAGAGAGAGACGGACAATTAAAAATTCTTACTGATGTAGGCGGTCTTGTGTTAGCAAATGCATGCGGACCTTGCATAGGTATGTGGAAACGAATGGATATAAAAAATGGTGAACGAAATACAATTGTTACTTCATTCAATAGAAACTTTGCAAAACGAAATGATGGAAATGCCGAAACTTTAGCTTTCGTTGCAAGTCCGGAATTAACAACAGTTCTTGCATTAGCCGGAAGATTATCTTTCAATCCTGAAACTGATGAATTAGAAAATGAAAAAGGTGAAAAAATAAAATTAGATCCGCCAAAAGGATTAGAACTTCCGACAAAAGGATTTGATAAAGGCGAAAGTGGCTATGTACCCGGAGGTGAAGGTCATCCGGAAACTGATGTTATTATTCAAGATGATAGTGAAAGACTTCAGTTCCTTGAAAAATTTGAACCCTGGAATGGTGAAGATTACAACGAACTTCCATTATTACTAAAAGCACAAGGTAAATGTACTACCGATCATATTTCGATGGCTGGTCCTTGGTTGAGATTCCGTGGACACTTAGATAACATTTCCAACAATATGTTCCTCGGTGCAATTAATGCTTATACAGGAAAAGCCGGTGAAACTAAAAATCTATTAACCGGCGAATACAAACAAGTTCAGCAAGTTGCTCGTGATTATAAAGCCGAAGGTTTGGGTTGGGTTGTTGTAGGTGATGAAAACTACGGCGAAGGTTCAAGTCGTGAACATGCCGCAATGGAACCTCGTTTCTTAAATGGCAAAGCAATTATTGTAAAAAGTTTTGCGAGAATTCACGAAACAAACCTGAAAAAACAAGGGATGCTTCCGCTTACTTTTGCAAATCCAAGTGATTATGATAAAATTCAAGAGGATGATAGACTAAGTATAATCGGCTTAAAAGAATTAGCTCCTGGTAAACAATTGACTCTTAAGATTCATCATAAGGACGGATCGGTTGAAGAAGTTAAATTGCATCATACTTATAATGAAAATCAAATAAAGTGGTTCCGAGCCGGAAGCGCGTTAAACCTAATTGCCGAACAGAATAAATAAGTAAATATCAAAAAACCCAACTTCTTAGAGAAGTTGGGTTTTTATTTCCTGTATAATTAAAATAAAGAAAAGATCACAAATCCTATCGAAACAAGAAATCCTATTCCTAAAGCACCAACCATGACATAAAAACTAAAATCGGTTGTTTTATCAGTATTCAGTTGATTCTTCTTTTGCGTACTCATTTTATTCTCCAAGTTTTAAATGAAATATTTTTTTTTACTACAGACGATATTTCAATAAAACTCAGATTGCCGATGAAAAGTACGAAGTACTGCAACTAGTATGAATTATTTGAAGTGATAACGATCGAGGTAAAAACTGATTGTGAATATAAAAAATCGATGCTCCTTTACTACAAGTAGCAGCTTGTTCAGAATCGCTGATTTTATATTCAATTGTTCGTTCGGAAATTCTTTTTGTTAAGCGAAAATTATTTGGAAGTAGTTCAGCAGATTCGTTTGCAAAAGTAATGATTGCTTCAGGAGATTTATCTTTTAATCCAAGTGAATGAAATGGTATAACTGTTGTAATTTGGAATACAAACAGTAATAAAAATATTCTATGCAAAAACGTACTTCTCAAGTTACAAATCCATTAAAAAAATCGGTTTCATATATAATTATAAGTAAATCAATTTCCTAAATAAATTATTGTTAATTCAATCTCCAGCTAATTTTATCACCTTCTTTAATTCCAAATTGTACGGTGTATCCGGCGTTGACTTCTACGACATAAATCGAAGGAGCAGTGGATGGATAAGATGTTTCGGCAAAAGGTGTTGTGTCTCTATGGATAGTGACAATTTCCATTTTTTTATTTACGAATAGTATGTCGAGCGGAAGTACAGTATTCTTCATCCAAAAGGATTGATATTCTTCGTTAGGAAAGATAAAAAGCATGCCTTGATCAGATTCTAATTTTTCGCGATACATTAAACCAACAGCGCGTTCCACTAAATCATCGGCGATTTCAACATCAATTTTAGAAATAAATTTTCCGTCAGAATTTTGAAAAGTGAGTTCACCGTCTTTTCTGAAATCAAACTGTTGATGACCGGAAAATTTATTTTCTGCGGATTCATCGTTTGAATTACCGAACATGAAATATCCCCCGATCAATAGCACTAAAAACAATGTAATATAATGCGGCATATAATTTTTTTTGATAACCTTTTTCTTTTTAGACATATTTTTATTGTATGAGTATCTTTGTTATTTAAGCACGAACAAATTTAACACATTTTACTAAGAGAAATCATGTCAAAAATTATTGATAGAAAAGTAATCGAACTATCCCCTATTCAAGAGAAGATGATACGAAGCGGTTGGGGAAATGAAACTATAGATAATACAACCGTGGAAAAGATCACTTATGAATCCGATAGTTTGAAAGTAAAAGGATATATCGCAAAGCCGAATGACGATTCAAAAAAATATCCATGTATAATTTGGTGTCGCGGCGGAATAGGTAATGCCGGTGCGATTGATTCTTTTAACGCACGAGGAATTTTCGGTCAGCTTGCAAGTTGGGGTTATGTTGTTCTTACATCCCAATATCGTGGTAATGATGGTGGTGAAGGAAAAGATGAATTCGGCGGAAGTGATGTAAATGATGTCATAAATTTAAAATCCGTCGCAGAAGAAATCGAATGTGCTGATACAAAGAATTGGGGAATTGAAGGATGGAGCCGCGGCGGTATGATGACTTATTTAACTTTAACAAAAGATCACGATTTTAAGTGTGCCGTTGTAACCGGAGGTATTGCTAATCTTCGTTGTAATTCCGATGAAAGTAAATTCATGAAAAAATTATATGAAGTTACAATGGGTAAGCACGGTACGGGGAGTTTCAATCAAAAATGTGAATCGAGATCAATTGTAAATTTTGCGAACAAGCTCTCGAAGAACACTCCCCTTTTATTAATACACGGAACTGCCGATAACAGAGTTTTACCTCATGATTCACTTGATCTTTCTTACAAACTTTTAGAGCACAACATTCCATTCGAATTAGTCATGCTGAAAGACGGAGATCATTTCTTGAAAGGACACAGAAAAGAAGTTGATAGAATGAGGAAGGAGTGGTTTGAGAAATATTTGAGATGAATTAAATTAGAAGATGCTGCTAGAAAATTTCGATCAAGCAATAGTGCTTGATATCTTTTTAATTTTCTTCTATTCTTAATTGATTATAAGCTGCTACTCTGTCCCAGCTCATAATCAATTACTTGTAATAAAATACTCTAGATAATCAAAAATTTTTGTCCCCAAATAATAAGGCATATTCATCAATAGAAATTCTTTTTTATTTGGCGATACTACTTTTTGAACTGAAAATTCACCACCGTAAATCCGCACAGCAAATTTATGATTTGTTCTTTCCATAAACTGATGTAGCGACCTTAGCTTACCGACACTTCCCGATTTAATTTCGACTGGAATTACTTTCCCTTGAAATGGAATTAATAAATCAACCTCCGCTGATGATTGAGTTTTTTCTCTCACCCAAAAATTTGGTTTAGTATTAGTTAAATTGTTTAGAGAAATAACTTCTTGTGTAACAATATGTGGAATTAAATATCCTTTGTAATATGTACTCAAGTCTTTAATCGCTAATAGTTCATTTTGAATCCCGTTTTTATAATTAATTAATCCGGTATCCAAAAACTGTAATCGCGGTGATTTTTTCATATCCGGTTTTATCGGAATTTGCACTTCTGTTGAAGGATATATTAAAAATAAAAATCTTGCACTTTCCAATGTTCTCATTGCTTCACCGACTTCACGCGATCTATAATTTGAGTTTCCGAAATTTTGAAATTTAACTCGTTCATCTAAGTTGAGATAAGCAGTATTTACTATGTGCCGTATTACATTCAACTCTGTCTTATTTGATGCATACTTTGTCATATCATCTTTGAAAGTTTCCCAAAGACTCTCATAAATCCTTTTTAAGTCTGCCAAACTTCTCTTTTCAACATAAGTTTTTATTATTTCCGGCATTCCACCAATTATTGCATAATTATTAAAAAGTTCCATCAAAACTGAATGAGCATTTTTTTCAACCGGAATCTTATTTAGCTGCATAAGAATATTACGGTTTCCTATAGCACTTAAGTATTCTAAAAAATTAATTGGATGCATATAGAGATACTCAACTCTACCTACCGGAAAATTTTCTATTTCTTTTAAGGAAAATTCCAAAAGTGACCCTGCGGCAATTACGTGAATCTTCGGGTACTCTTCATAAAAGTATCTCAATAATTTTATCGCTCTAGGAGATTCTTGTATTTCATCAATAAAAAGAAGTAACCCATCTATATTCTCGGTAGTTAAATTGTACTTTAAGAGAAGAACATCAATAATGTCTTTAACATTATTAAATTCTTCAAAAATTTGTTTATCAGATGATTTTTCAAGATTAAGTAGAATTTTATATTTATATCCTTCTGCAAATGACTTTATTAAAGTAGTTTTTCCAACTTGCCTTGCTCCGCGTATAATTAGCGGTTTCCGTGAGGGATTTTCTTTCCACTTCAGAAGATCTTCATATATGTTTCTTTTTATCAATTTTCACCTTTATGTAATATAACAAGGGTAAATTTAATAATTTTTTGCAGCATAACAAGGGTATTTTTGATTAATTTACGTAACATAGCAAGGGTTAATTTGAAGTGAGAGAAGAAAACAATTTGGGGTAGACTGGAAATATAAACTGAATACCGATTGATTATCTTTTAAATAATTTTGCCGGTTTTGAGATAGTTAATTTTTTAAAATAAACTTTTACCTATGTCGATGAATGAACTCGACAGCCGTGAAACTATCATTAATGAATCGCATTAAGAGAAAATAAACCTAGTGAAATCAATTGGACATTGTTTAGTGAAATAAAATGATACAGAACTGAGGAAGAAAATTAATACGAATTCTATTCTTTTCACTTATTCACCCCCTTAAATTCATTTTCCCTAAAAAAATATTCTTTCTCTAGTATTTTTTTAAAATCGATCCAAGATTTTTGATTATTTTCTGAGTACAAGAGAGGCATGGTCACATTCCCATTCTCAATTTTATAAAATGTATCCAGTCCGTTTAATTTCATCATTAGTTCATCATAATTAGCCATTGACGGTCTAAACCAGTGCTTTAATGGAAAGGCATAAATAGAATTTATTTCAAAATTTGGTTGCGGTGATTCTTTAAATGTATGAGGCAGGTAACTTACGGTTATAATATCCCCATTTGAGTAGGCGTGATTACCTTTAAGCACATCGATTACTTCAACCACAAGATTTATCTTGGGGACTTTTATTTCTCTTCCTGGTCTACTTACAACATACTCAGATCGTTGTATGTCTAATGCTCTTATTTTAAGGAAATATGGTGTTTCCAGGTATAATACATACTTTTTACCGTATCTAATAATGAGCTGATTTTTGAGTGAATCCAATAAAATGTTTGGTTTTATACTCTGTTTCTCTTGTGACTTTTCCCAACTTTCAATTCTTTCAAGTAATTCTCTTTCAAATTCCATCGGCCAAAAAGCATAACACTGGTATAGGTAATTTTCCAATTTTATTATAAATGTTGTATCAGATTGTAAATCTTTTATCATTTCGTAATCATTCTGCGTATTTAAACTTACTTTATCCATAAGAGCAAATAGACTATCAATACTTTTATTTGTTTGTTGAAATCCCAACAGACTTATACCGCTTAGCACTATTATCAAAAAAATTGTTTTTATTTTTTGCATTCTAGTCTCTTATAGTTTTAAAATTATTTTTACTTTTTTTGTAAATTAAAATACTACCCATATCGAGGAATGGTCCTCTCAGCCGAGAAAAGATTATCTATCTTTATTCAACCTAAAAATTAAAATTAACGCCTCCTTTCAGTGATGGACTTACAAGAATATGTGCTTCTTTAGCGGCACTTACACATATTCCAATAGACCAGAAAAAATTGAATCCGTTTTTCTTGATATTTTCTTTTCCGACATTAAATTCAAAATAATGTCCTTTTACGAATGGTTCATAACCAAGCTTCCAGGGCTGTTTCTTACTTTCCCAGTCTAAAGTACTATTAAAATAAACTAGATAATCGATTGAGGTTGTATTAAAAAATAGAAAAGGTTTGTGATACGATGCTTTAATCCCAAATCCACTAGCACTATTGGGAAGCCCCATTGCTGAGGAGCCGATCCAAGTTGCCGACCCTTTTAACGCAATCGAAAAATCATCATTCATCTGATAACCGATCCCGACTGAAATAAACTCCAAGATGCCAGTATTAAAAGTTACAAAGATGTTTCGTAATTCATTTTCATTAGCTGAATTGGTGGAATCGATTTCTTGAGGAAAGACATTATTGGTTACTATAAATAAAAAGAAAACCGAAATAAATTTTCTCACTCTAACCTCCAATTAGAATAACAAAATCCCACAAGCTTATAAATTGTGGGATTTTTCAAGTTCCATTCTTTGTATTGGGTACTTGGTACTACTTGACCAACAACATTTTTTTCGTGAAGTTAAAATTATCTGATGTCAGTTGGTAGAGATAAAATCCGCTCGATAGATTCCTTCCATCAAACTTAACTTCATGTCTGCCTGCTGATTTTGTCGTTTCTTCAAGAACTTCAACCAACCTTCCAAGTGAGTCGAATATTC
It contains:
- a CDS encoding AAA family ATPase, producing the protein MIKRNIYEDLLKWKENPSRKPLIIRGARQVGKTTLIKSFAEGYKYKILLNLEKSSDKQIFEEFNNVKDIIDVLLLKYNLTTENIDGLLLFIDEIQESPRAIKLLRYFYEEYPKIHVIAAGSLLEFSLKEIENFPVGRVEYLYMHPINFLEYLSAIGNRNILMQLNKIPVEKNAHSVLMELFNNYAIIGGMPEIIKTYVEKRSLADLKRIYESLWETFKDDMTKYASNKTELNVIRHIVNTAYLNLDERVKFQNFGNSNYRSREVGEAMRTLESARFLFLIYPSTEVQIPIKPDMKKSPRLQFLDTGLINYKNGIQNELLAIKDLSTYYKGYLIPHIVTQEVISLNNLTNTKPNFWVREKTQSSAEVDLLIPFQGKVIPVEIKSGSVGKLRSLHQFMERTNHKFAVRIYGGEFSVQKVVSPNKKEFLLMNMPYYLGTKIFDYLEYFITSN
- a CDS encoding DUF192 domain-containing protein — translated: MFGNSNDESAENKFSGHQQFDFRKDGELTFQNSDGKFISKIDVEIADDLVERAVGLMYREKLESDQGMLFIFPNEEYQSFWMKNTVLPLDILFVNKKMEIVTIHRDTTPFAETSYPSTAPSIYVVEVNAGYTVQFGIKEGDKISWRLN
- a CDS encoding prolyl oligopeptidase family serine peptidase, producing MSKIIDRKVIELSPIQEKMIRSGWGNETIDNTTVEKITYESDSLKVKGYIAKPNDDSKKYPCIIWCRGGIGNAGAIDSFNARGIFGQLASWGYVVLTSQYRGNDGGEGKDEFGGSDVNDVINLKSVAEEIECADTKNWGIEGWSRGGMMTYLTLTKDHDFKCAVVTGGIANLRCNSDESKFMKKLYEVTMGKHGTGSFNQKCESRSIVNFANKLSKNTPLLLIHGTADNRVLPHDSLDLSYKLLEHNIPFELVMLKDGDHFLKGHRKEVDRMRKEWFEKYLR
- a CDS encoding aconitate hydratase is translated as MTENLDMIQKVFEGMREKQESARKVLNRPMTYSEKILYAHLWDSPKKELAKGKDYADLSPDRVAMQDATAQMALLQFMHSGRKTAAVPSTVHCDHLIQAQVGAKDDLLRSKDENKEVFDFLESISKKFGVGFWRPGAGIIHQVVLENYAFPGGMMIGTDSHTPNAGGLGMIAIGVGGADAVDVMAGMPWELKWPKLIGVKLTGKLNGWTSAKDVILKVAGILTVKGGTGAIVEYFGEGAQSLSCTGKGTICNMGAEIGATTSIFEFDNKMVEYLRATGRNDVAELAEQHKDLLKSDDEVHANPEKYYDQVIEINLSELEPHLNGPFTPDLAWPISKIKEAVEKEGYPDKISVALIGSCTNSSYEDIDRAASIAKQALDKGLKTKSQFTITPGSEQVRATIERDGQLKILTDVGGLVLANACGPCIGMWKRMDIKNGERNTIVTSFNRNFAKRNDGNAETLAFVASPELTTVLALAGRLSFNPETDELENEKGEKIKLDPPKGLELPTKGFDKGESGYVPGGEGHPETDVIIQDDSERLQFLEKFEPWNGEDYNELPLLLKAQGKCTTDHISMAGPWLRFRGHLDNISNNMFLGAINAYTGKAGETKNLLTGEYKQVQQVARDYKAEGLGWVVVGDENYGEGSSREHAAMEPRFLNGKAIIVKSFARIHETNLKKQGMLPLTFANPSDYDKIQEDDRLSIIGLKELAPGKQLTLKIHHKDGSVEEVKLHHTYNENQIKWFRAGSALNLIAEQNK
- a CDS encoding D-sedoheptulose 7-phosphate isomerase, which produces MDKQKFIHESLTESAEVKLQIEKECSTEILHSVDILIEAFKNGHKLLLCGNGGSAADSQHIAAEFMIRLSHEINRPAIPAIALTTDTSNLTAGGNDIGFENVFARNVEGLGQTGDVLIAISTSGNSKNILLAIDKAKEKGMKVIGFLGGTGGKCKDKVDIPIIIPSTNTQRIQEGHITVAHIICELVEKGLY